Proteins encoded within one genomic window of Negativicoccus succinicivorans:
- a CDS encoding type IV pilus twitching motility protein PilT, whose product MRVNWQADWLAQALQRQASDIHLTPGEPIYYRREGRLENSGDIISEAVWDAWCAHFLTADEQTSLRSERHLDIVCRENRPLRFSFFFAGGKLCAGVRILYGLDDLPADPDPALLADAAALNEGLVLIGGATGSGKTTALLHVLAQMNERFSRHVITLEDPPELYLPAGRCLIRQRAVGTDVADFTSGVWEALRADPDVLVIGELRHPETIHAALTAAETGHLVLATVHSATLPAMIGRMVHAFPAAAQTQVRYQIAATLRLAVAQRLLPVGARRVLLRSYAWWTPALSRLVRDGKEAQLNGYLQTGGVQAQTFAQALQRARQMLSADEKDDLEEQWRQCSDTTI is encoded by the coding sequence TTGCGAGTTAATTGGCAGGCGGATTGGTTGGCTCAGGCGTTACAACGCCAGGCGAGTGATATTCACCTGACTCCGGGAGAGCCGATTTATTATCGGCGGGAAGGACGACTGGAAAACAGCGGAGATATCATCAGCGAAGCGGTGTGGGATGCCTGGTGCGCTCATTTTTTAACAGCAGATGAGCAAACCAGCCTGCGTTCCGAACGTCATCTTGATATTGTTTGCCGTGAAAATCGACCGCTGCGCTTTTCTTTCTTTTTCGCCGGTGGCAAACTTTGCGCCGGCGTGCGAATTTTGTACGGTTTGGACGATTTACCGGCGGATCCCGATCCGGCGCTTTTGGCGGATGCCGCCGCGTTAAATGAGGGCTTGGTGCTGATCGGCGGCGCGACCGGCAGCGGCAAAACGACGGCGTTATTGCATGTTTTGGCGCAAATGAATGAACGGTTTTCGCGGCATGTGATTACGCTGGAAGATCCGCCGGAATTATATTTACCCGCCGGCCGTTGTCTGATTCGTCAACGCGCTGTCGGCACGGACGTGGCGGATTTCACGAGCGGCGTGTGGGAAGCGTTACGAGCGGATCCGGATGTGTTGGTCATCGGTGAATTGCGTCATCCGGAGACGATTCACGCGGCGTTGACGGCGGCGGAGACCGGTCACCTCGTGTTGGCTACCGTACACAGCGCAACACTGCCCGCCATGATCGGGCGGATGGTGCACGCGTTCCCCGCGGCGGCGCAAACGCAAGTGCGGTACCAAATCGCTGCGACATTGCGGCTGGCTGTCGCGCAGCGTCTGCTTCCGGTCGGCGCGCGCCGCGTATTATTGCGTTCGTACGCGTGGTGGACGCCGGCTTTGTCACGTTTGGTGCGTGACGGCAAAGAGGCGCAATTGAACGGTTATTTACAAACGGGCGGTGTGCAGGCGCAAACATTTGCGCAGGCGCTGCAACGCGCGCGGCAAATGCTTTCCGCCGACGAAAAAGACGATCTTGAGGAGCAATGGCGGCAATGCAGCGATACCACTATATAG
- a CDS encoding type II secretion system F family protein translates to MAAMQRYHYIALDEAQHLRRTGWIESASEDDAAALLRARSWYVVRLRRGNAWEQISQRKLGARTLALFTQQWATLLRAGIDVLTALRLLSETGPPRLQQALTDVSAAVETGDTLRQALQTARAFPPLLIALVEAGEAAGVLAENLTYASLYYRNQLKLQRLRREAYSYPLLVMLAGLLVGGISVIWILPTFANLFADLGAQPSAVTQTVLTTAQWFHSHVLLIALALFLVLGVIVALAMTPTGRMVVARQADRFTLFRAPMYARMAQVQALLLKSGLDLAETLRLTAAVTNPLYRERLLTARTAVRNGRALETALQAADITAPVYLHMVRVGTESGRLEELLAETAAYYEEESARSWEQLKTWLGPVLLLATGLWVGFLMYSILLPIIDVVTAPM, encoded by the coding sequence ATGGCGGCAATGCAGCGATACCACTATATAGCATTGGATGAGGCGCAACATTTGCGGCGCACGGGCTGGATTGAAAGCGCTTCTGAAGACGACGCGGCGGCGTTGCTGCGGGCGCGTTCCTGGTATGTGGTTCGTTTGCGCCGCGGCAATGCGTGGGAACAAATTTCGCAACGAAAACTCGGGGCGCGCACCTTGGCGCTTTTTACCCAACAGTGGGCGACATTGTTGCGCGCCGGGATTGACGTGTTGACGGCGCTGCGCTTGCTGAGTGAAACGGGTCCGCCCCGCTTGCAACAAGCGTTAACCGATGTCAGCGCGGCGGTGGAGACGGGTGACACGTTGCGGCAAGCCTTGCAAACGGCGCGCGCTTTCCCGCCGCTACTGATCGCGCTGGTGGAAGCGGGCGAAGCGGCCGGCGTGCTGGCGGAGAATTTAACATACGCTTCGCTTTATTATCGCAATCAGTTAAAACTGCAGCGTTTGCGTCGGGAGGCGTACAGCTATCCGTTGCTGGTGATGCTTGCGGGATTATTAGTCGGCGGGATTTCCGTGATTTGGATTTTGCCGACTTTTGCGAACCTGTTCGCCGATCTCGGCGCGCAGCCGTCGGCGGTGACGCAAACGGTACTAACGACGGCGCAATGGTTTCATTCCCATGTGCTTTTGATCGCGCTCGCGCTGTTTCTGGTTTTGGGTGTGATCGTCGCGCTGGCCATGACGCCGACCGGACGAATGGTTGTCGCGCGCCAAGCGGATCGTTTTACTTTATTTCGCGCGCCTATGTACGCGCGCATGGCGCAGGTGCAGGCGCTTTTGTTAAAAAGCGGTTTGGATCTTGCGGAGACATTGCGTCTGACGGCGGCGGTGACTAATCCGCTATACCGGGAACGCTTGCTTACCGCTCGCACCGCCGTGCGCAACGGTCGCGCGTTGGAGACGGCGCTGCAAGCGGCGGACATCACCGCGCCGGTGTATCTTCACATGGTGCGCGTGGGCACGGAAAGCGGACGTTTGGAGGAACTCTTGGCGGAGACAGCCGCGTATTACGAAGAGGAAAGCGCGCGCAGCTGGGAACAGTTGAAAACATGGTTGGGCCCGGTGCTTTTGTTGGCGACGGGATTGTGGGTAGGATTTTTAATGTACAGCATTTTACTGCCGATTATCGATGTGGTAACGGCTCCGATGTAG
- a CDS encoding type II secretion system protein — MQRTKQRKHAGFTLIELLIVIAIIGILATVVIPKFGGAADRAKVAKIQADLHSVGTAVAMYQVDTGKYPSSLDELVNTTDAGKGYLEAVPKAPDDESYDTSKLATKGEVTYSYKGTTYSSHGGPSGK, encoded by the coding sequence ATGCAAAGAACGAAACAACGCAAACATGCCGGTTTTACTTTGATCGAATTGTTAATTGTAATTGCCATCATCGGGATTTTGGCGACGGTTGTTATACCGAAGTTCGGCGGCGCGGCGGATCGCGCCAAAGTGGCGAAGATTCAAGCGGATTTGCACAGTGTCGGAACGGCGGTGGCGATGTACCAGGTGGACACGGGCAAATACCCGAGTTCCCTGGACGAATTGGTAAATACGACCGACGCGGGCAAAGGGTACTTGGAAGCGGTTCCGAAAGCGCCGGATGATGAAAGCTACGACACGAGCAAACTGGCGACGAAGGGAGAAGTCACGTATAGCTATAAAGGCACGACATACTCCTCGCACGGCGGACCGAGCGGCAAATGA